The Gammaproteobacteria bacterium genome has a segment encoding these proteins:
- a CDS encoding hypothetical protein (Evidence 5 : Unknown function), with product MDRIGLLGWVLSFLIGLMPLANTVMADEMAPLPHGVPSDLDPRWIHRLPPATLSLPKTSDYQEISQVSPNVQTSEPGAVTVQSEHSEQRAESGNVPPPALIPTVAPLAIPPVQPTEAKPETPTQRTRPGNTPPPLFPLSLAPMVSQHKPFEVAPTFQHEAQPTPESNPPQVVKERVKKEVRVPAAEVTTPYATQPTPELFPPPVVGKERVAERPRIVETDATSPQVKSAPELVAPLVGNKRVKKGRSRISAAPPPLPLTPPLPPVPQEDRGQTLATACTGNVKRILTGKTGKTLWQVQLMEGRDIEQLKEYRQSLISRYGDLVHDYEPVMGMDESNGGHFHLHLRPMAKEVMVQNWCATLKERGGDCPVFKKTRVVSSNSWQLQIVAERDLAGTKAYRRHLVTQYADLLKDYKLVVTINESGEFFRLRLRSIPDEATARTLCLTLKEKGHNCLVIKSIYSQSRARSLAGASNRLCTTTDKKPEDELSHP from the coding sequence GTGGATCGTATAGGTCTCCTGGGTTGGGTACTCAGTTTTCTGATTGGACTGATGCCTTTGGCCAATACTGTTATGGCGGATGAGATGGCACCATTACCTCATGGTGTCCCGTCTGATCTGGACCCGCGTTGGATACATCGTCTACCTCCAGCGACTTTGTCATTGCCGAAGACCTCGGACTACCAAGAAATTTCCCAGGTATCGCCGAATGTGCAAACGTCAGAGCCTGGGGCCGTCACGGTCCAATCGGAACATTCCGAACAACGCGCTGAATCAGGAAACGTACCGCCGCCGGCGCTGATCCCGACGGTTGCGCCGCTAGCGATCCCTCCAGTTCAGCCCACGGAGGCCAAACCAGAAACTCCTACCCAACGAACCCGCCCGGGAAATACGCCCCCTCCATTGTTTCCGTTATCGCTTGCGCCGATGGTATCGCAGCATAAACCTTTTGAAGTCGCTCCAACCTTTCAGCACGAGGCACAACCTACGCCAGAATCTAACCCACCGCAGGTGGTTAAGGAACGTGTAAAAAAGGAGGTTCGCGTCCCGGCAGCGGAGGTAACTACCCCGTACGCAACCCAACCTACACCGGAATTGTTCCCCCCGCCTGTAGTGGGAAAAGAACGTGTTGCAGAGCGTCCGCGTATTGTTGAAACTGATGCGACCTCTCCTCAAGTTAAATCAGCACCGGAATTGGTCGCGCCGCTGGTAGGAAATAAACGTGTCAAGAAAGGCCGTTCTCGAATTAGTGCAGCACCGCCACCTCTTCCGCTGACTCCGCCGCTACCACCCGTTCCGCAGGAAGACCGTGGACAAACCCTGGCAACGGCTTGTACCGGAAATGTAAAACGTATCCTCACTGGAAAAACAGGCAAGACTCTTTGGCAAGTGCAGCTTATGGAAGGGCGTGATATTGAGCAGCTAAAGGAATATCGCCAGTCTCTTATCTCTCGGTATGGCGACCTGGTGCATGACTATGAACCGGTAATGGGTATGGATGAATCCAATGGTGGACATTTCCATTTGCATCTGCGCCCCATGGCCAAGGAGGTTATGGTTCAAAACTGGTGTGCGACCCTGAAGGAGAGGGGAGGGGATTGTCCCGTGTTTAAGAAGACTCGGGTGGTCTCTTCTAATAGTTGGCAGCTTCAGATTGTTGCGGAACGTGATTTGGCGGGGACCAAGGCATATCGGAGACACCTGGTTACGCAATATGCAGACCTGTTGAAGGATTACAAGCTGGTAGTCACTATCAACGAGTCTGGCGAATTCTTCCGTTTACGTTTGCGGTCGATACCGGATGAGGCTACAGCCAGAACCTTATGCCTGACTCTGAAGGAAAAGGGGCATAACTGTCTCGTGATAAAAAGTATCTACTCGCAATCACGCGCACGATCCTTGGCTGGCGCCTCCAACCGGTTATGCACCACTACCGATAAAAAGCCAGAAGATGAGTTGTCTCATCCGTAA
- a CDS encoding chromosome partitioning protein: MNLELPDLRATPEVIAIVGTLDGAGKTTTSMNLAVAFAASGRTVLLIDLDPGGAIGNSLIRGWHGEGGSSRLFTEAVVTRDMIAATEIPDLYLLPAEDNLNAIEYRLASEGDSRTRLVQSLETLRALPIRFDLVIANCPSDLGLITLNALSAAHWVLIPVPTTIDAVSSASGVPALLTTIQRLRGGMRQPLRGVYLLPTQETDAGNALVTALHSGYGPMALPLAIPWSEKVDEADQHSKPVLVYAPHDPISVAYLELAAEWLKLINRGTQTSTSQSQLLFPAYEGENKGEVQRQKEESAQLRLAMEKRIHAWLVDPSCLLYDATEARSQPEPKVLEELIELTTRQAPLESPTQYGGTFVSIPPVNYPGNRSMAQEAWTRHRVLISGVCGFLLPIFLLLIAPVTFRFELAAWLISPAQYWNSASTLLFRADETAYRELILGTKLVGNNRSQLFACEEEAQAKGAVVTCSVAISPE; encoded by the coding sequence ATGAATCTAGAACTCCCTGATCTTCGCGCGACCCCTGAGGTAATTGCGATTGTTGGCACCCTGGATGGTGCGGGCAAAACTACAACCTCCATGAATCTGGCTGTGGCCTTTGCCGCTTCGGGGCGGACGGTCTTATTGATCGACCTAGATCCAGGGGGGGCTATCGGTAATTCTCTGATTCGGGGATGGCATGGGGAAGGGGGATCTTCGCGTCTATTTACTGAGGCCGTTGTTACCCGAGACATGATTGCTGCCACGGAGATCCCGGACCTATATCTGCTCCCGGCAGAGGATAACCTAAACGCGATCGAATACCGTTTGGCCTCGGAGGGCGATAGTCGTACCCGTCTCGTCCAAAGTCTGGAGACCCTCCGGGCATTACCGATAAGATTTGATCTGGTCATCGCCAATTGTCCCTCCGACCTCGGGCTCATTACCCTCAATGCCTTGAGCGCCGCGCATTGGGTGCTTATTCCCGTACCGACCACCATTGATGCCGTTTCCAGTGCCTCTGGGGTGCCGGCATTGTTAACTACGATTCAGCGGCTGCGCGGGGGGATGCGTCAACCGTTGCGGGGGGTCTATCTACTTCCCACCCAGGAAACCGATGCCGGTAATGCCTTGGTCACCGCCCTACATAGCGGATATGGACCGATGGCCCTACCTTTGGCGATTCCCTGGAGCGAAAAGGTTGATGAGGCCGATCAGCACAGTAAACCAGTATTGGTGTATGCCCCGCATGACCCGATTAGTGTGGCCTATCTGGAGCTGGCCGCTGAGTGGTTGAAATTAATAAACCGTGGGACCCAGACCAGTACCTCTCAATCACAACTCCTCTTTCCTGCCTATGAAGGAGAAAATAAGGGCGAGGTCCAACGTCAAAAAGAGGAGAGTGCTCAGCTTCGCTTGGCAATGGAGAAGCGAATTCATGCCTGGCTCGTCGATCCCTCGTGTCTGCTCTATGACGCCACCGAGGCGAGGAGTCAGCCAGAACCCAAGGTGCTCGAAGAGTTGATTGAATTGACTACTCGTCAGGCCCCCCTTGAATCACCTACGCAATATGGCGGCACCTTTGTATCGATACCGCCAGTCAATTACCCTGGTAATCGGTCAATGGCTCAAGAGGCATGGACGAGACACAGGGTTCTAATTTCTGGGGTATGCGGATTCTTGTTACCGATATTTCTCTTACTGATCGCGCCAGTAACGTTTCGTTTTGAATTAGCGGCCTGGTTGATTAGTCCGGCACAATATTGGAATTCCGCGAGTACGCTATTGTTCCGGGCCGACGAGACAGCATATCGAGAATTGATCCTGGGAACGAAGTTAGTGGGCAACAACCGGAGTCAACTGTTTGCCTGCGAAGAAGAGGCACAGGCCAAGGGGGCGGTAGTAACCTGCTCAGTAGCCATCTCACCTGAATGA
- a CDS encoding hypothetical protein (Evidence 5 : Unknown function), producing the protein MPWKARLDELIADGELAAYLESREILDALLAQPVEERWQMILTQDPRLKRMMSADYQSLLKTTATPKFFEVAEGGASPRLGEQWERHSEHLTKLMESSLARLEKNAQTLIETVESSQAQWGAQLRRRLDLLRWPLWLLLLVFSVGLVALVALHSDIGPAPVTPAVQNSQELVKIVESSQARLGELLEQRSQDLAKAMESSQTRWFEQWRQYVNFHPSAWLLLGMLIPGIVWWLVFRSKLSPWLGLGQCSKDLFKAVESSQAELSERLERRSEDLMNALESSRGQMDERLEQVLHEAAQRQERQREMSWRVMAVEELGLKLIEGSDFQAELTALQAMWGESEILAQLEPIAARGVPGRPLLLTTLEHLYGELLIRREEQEATTRPFWNAWLPLFHDDSAVRGRIGKIEERVAHALGEVRRGNWDAAISELIVIEYAPIWRWAETARDRLDLEQWYADLRREVWGSYPGVDSTEKGLSSHVCSKTCRIPFCKPNKLCLKQLLDRFKKVSEQDSFVSEHG; encoded by the coding sequence ATGCCCTGGAAAGCGCGTTTAGACGAATTAATTGCTGATGGGGAGCTGGCTGCGTATCTGGAGAGCAGGGAAATACTCGATGCGCTCCTTGCACAACCGGTAGAAGAGCGTTGGCAGATGATTCTGACGCAGGACCCGCGTCTGAAACGTATGATGTCCGCTGATTATCAATCGCTACTCAAAACAACTGCGACTCCCAAGTTTTTTGAAGTGGCAGAGGGCGGGGCATCGCCTCGTTTAGGCGAGCAGTGGGAACGACACTCGGAACATCTTACCAAGCTCATGGAATCGTCGTTGGCACGACTGGAGAAAAATGCGCAGACCCTCATCGAGACCGTAGAATCATCCCAGGCGCAGTGGGGTGCGCAATTAAGGCGGCGTCTGGACCTATTGCGCTGGCCGCTATGGTTGCTTCTCTTGGTGTTTAGCGTGGGTTTGGTGGCACTGGTTGCGCTTCATTCGGATATAGGACCCGCACCCGTGACGCCAGCGGTACAGAATTCGCAAGAATTAGTCAAAATCGTGGAATCATCGCAGGCCCGCCTCGGTGAATTATTAGAACAACGTTCACAGGATCTGGCGAAGGCAATGGAATCGTCCCAGACCCGTTGGTTTGAGCAATGGAGGCAATATGTCAATTTTCATCCGTCAGCCTGGTTGCTCTTGGGGATGCTCATTCCGGGCATAGTCTGGTGGCTGGTGTTTCGTTCTAAATTGAGTCCTTGGTTAGGGCTTGGGCAATGCTCCAAGGATCTATTCAAGGCCGTAGAATCATCACAGGCCGAATTGAGTGAACGGCTGGAGCGACGCTCAGAGGACCTGATGAATGCTCTGGAATCATCGCGCGGCCAAATGGACGAGCGCCTCGAACAAGTATTACACGAGGCAGCGCAGCGCCAGGAGCGTCAGCGTGAGATGTCATGGCGGGTAATGGCGGTGGAGGAGTTGGGTCTGAAATTGATCGAGGGCAGCGATTTCCAAGCGGAATTGACGGCTCTCCAGGCAATGTGGGGCGAATCAGAGATCCTTGCTCAATTAGAACCCATTGCTGCACGTGGTGTGCCGGGACGTCCACTACTGTTAACGACACTGGAACACCTTTATGGTGAACTCTTGATTCGTCGAGAGGAGCAAGAGGCAACCACCCGCCCGTTTTGGAATGCCTGGTTACCTTTGTTTCATGACGACAGTGCCGTGCGGGGTCGCATTGGCAAGATCGAAGAGCGTGTGGCTCACGCCCTAGGAGAGGTGCGGCGCGGTAATTGGGACGCTGCGATCAGCGAGCTAATTGTGATTGAGTATGCCCCGATTTGGCGTTGGGCAGAGACGGCACGCGACCGCCTCGACCTGGAGCAATGGTATGCGGACCTGCGTCGCGAGGTATGGGGATCATATCCTGGTGTCGATTCTACAGAAAAAGGTCTTAGCTCCCACGTTTGTTCCAAGACTTGCCGGATTCCGTTCTGCAAACCGAATAAATTATGCCTCAAGCAGTTGTTGGACCGCTTTAAGAAGGTCTCAGAGCAAGATTCATTTGTATCAGAACATGGGTGA
- the cheB gene encoding Protein-glutamate methylesterase/protein-glutamine glutaminase: protein MIDVLIVEDSRVIRSYLEYLIGSDQGLRVIGTAADGEEALASVARRRPDVILMDIHMPRLDGLEATRRILSSSQPVPIVICTASIHFGEVHTAMRALEAGALAVLRKPSGFGDPNAKAEGAAIINTLKLMSEVKMVRRWRHPPPVAMIQPDPGETTGQMAIVAMGASTGGPATVLQILSRLSPATFPVAILLVQHISIGFTSGFTEWLAEASGWPVRMARDGEIPQPGRVYVAPDDHHLRVGRQGELRISQDEPHRGLRPSVGVLFRSVAERFGRQAVGILLTGMGRDGAEELKLMADRGAFTIAQDEESCVVFGMPAEAIKLGAAQFVGPPHRIAERLINHNRK, encoded by the coding sequence ATGATTGACGTGCTGATCGTCGAGGACTCGCGGGTGATTCGAAGCTACCTGGAATACCTGATCGGGAGCGATCAGGGGCTGCGGGTTATCGGCACCGCCGCTGACGGCGAAGAGGCGCTGGCGAGTGTGGCCCGGCGGCGGCCTGATGTGATCCTCATGGACATTCACATGCCGCGACTCGACGGCTTAGAGGCGACCCGCCGGATCCTGTCGTCTTCCCAACCTGTTCCCATCGTCATCTGCACCGCCAGCATCCATTTTGGCGAGGTGCATACCGCGATGCGGGCTCTGGAGGCGGGAGCGCTCGCTGTGCTGAGAAAGCCTTCGGGTTTTGGCGACCCGAATGCCAAAGCCGAGGGGGCCGCGATAATCAACACCCTCAAATTGATGTCCGAAGTCAAGATGGTGCGACGGTGGCGCCACCCTCCTCCCGTAGCGATGATCCAACCAGACCCGGGTGAGACCACGGGTCAGATGGCGATTGTCGCGATGGGGGCCTCGACGGGAGGACCCGCCACGGTCCTGCAAATTCTCTCTCGCCTGTCACCTGCGACTTTCCCCGTCGCGATTCTTTTGGTACAGCATATTTCAATCGGTTTTACCTCAGGTTTCACGGAGTGGCTGGCCGAGGCCTCTGGCTGGCCGGTACGAATGGCCCGTGATGGCGAAATTCCGCAGCCTGGCCGCGTCTATGTCGCCCCCGACGATCATCACCTACGGGTCGGACGGCAAGGTGAATTGCGCATCAGCCAGGACGAACCACATCGCGGATTACGACCGTCGGTGGGGGTGCTGTTTCGATCAGTGGCCGAACGCTTTGGCCGCCAGGCAGTTGGGATTCTGCTTACGGGCATGGGCCGAGATGGTGCCGAGGAACTCAAACTCATGGCCGACCGTGGCGCGTTTACTATCGCACAGGATGAGGAAAGCTGCGTGGTGTTCGGTATGCCCGCAGAGGCCATCAAACTTGGCGCTGCCCAATTCGTGGGTCCACCGCACCGGATCGCCGAACGATTGATAAACCACAATCGTAAATGA
- a CDS encoding Histidine kinase, with amino-acid sequence MDKKKEEFLARLREEFKIEAGEHLEAITAGLMAIERANEAEQASIVERIFREAHSLKGAARSVSLPNVEALCTELESIFAATKRRELTLSAALLDGIHPAIDVITTLCASPGATSSPEGSESEKSALAVLRRVTQGAPDELDAPVVAQPSPLSPLVSAESGAGADISPPAPTTGNDGPGTKVAATSETVRVATRKLQSILLEAEELVGAKITANGQAAVLRRLAIELGHWNHRHTQQASRLRRKIRQHQGQHQDTTVAVNELIDAEILHAKELEQSLLNLARSAQQEARALGLSVENLLEDTKKALLLPCSTLLGVMPRQVRDLAREQGKEAELVIRGEDIEVDRRVLDELKDPLIHLLRNGIDHGLEKSNRRQAVGKPSRATITIAVAPLPGNRVEIQVSDDGAGIDIERVRQSAIRLGLVTATEAARLTDTEVSELIFHSGLSTSPLITDLSGRGLGMAIVREKVEQLGGTIRVTSTPGIGTTFRLTLPLTRATFRGVFVTVADQSFAIPTANVARVTRIKPSEIRTVENRQTVAVGGRAVSLARLRDNLGLSGVSGRSQASVWPVVVMRAANREVAFIVDEVLGEQEVMVKSLGPQLPRVRHIAGASLSASGAIIPVLNVLDLLESAGAVPMPVGDLENTATERRRLLIAEDSITARTLVKSILEGAGFQVVATVDGLDALTRLKTESFDLVVSDVDMPRMNGFELTSRIRANQNLKDLPVVLVTALG; translated from the coding sequence ATGGATAAGAAAAAAGAGGAATTCCTGGCGCGTTTGCGGGAGGAGTTTAAGATCGAGGCGGGTGAGCACCTGGAGGCCATCACCGCCGGACTCATGGCAATCGAGCGGGCGAATGAGGCCGAGCAGGCGTCCATCGTCGAACGCATCTTTCGCGAGGCCCATTCCCTCAAGGGCGCGGCGCGTTCGGTCAGTCTTCCCAATGTCGAGGCATTGTGCACGGAGCTTGAAAGCATTTTCGCGGCAACGAAACGCCGCGAACTCACTCTGTCTGCCGCATTGCTCGACGGCATCCATCCTGCAATCGACGTGATCACCACGTTGTGTGCCAGTCCGGGCGCGACCTCCTCACCAGAGGGCAGCGAGAGTGAGAAATCGGCGCTTGCGGTGCTACGGCGGGTAACGCAAGGAGCGCCGGATGAACTGGATGCGCCGGTCGTGGCGCAACCCTCTCCCCTCTCCCCCCTTGTCTCGGCAGAATCAGGTGCGGGTGCAGATATTTCTCCCCCCGCTCCTACTACGGGAAATGACGGACCGGGGACAAAGGTAGCAGCCACCTCGGAGACCGTTCGGGTAGCCACGCGCAAGCTTCAGTCCATTTTGTTGGAAGCCGAAGAGCTAGTGGGCGCCAAGATCACCGCGAACGGCCAGGCCGCTGTACTCCGCCGGTTGGCTATCGAGCTAGGTCATTGGAATCATCGGCACACCCAGCAAGCCAGTCGCCTGAGGCGGAAGATTCGACAGCATCAGGGACAGCATCAGGATACCACTGTCGCCGTAAACGAACTCATCGATGCCGAGATACTTCACGCCAAGGAACTGGAGCAGTCACTGCTAAATTTGGCCCGATCGGCACAACAGGAGGCACGCGCACTCGGTCTCAGCGTCGAGAACCTGCTGGAGGACACCAAGAAGGCCCTGCTCCTCCCATGTTCGACCCTCCTCGGCGTCATGCCAAGACAGGTGCGCGATCTGGCGCGTGAACAGGGTAAGGAGGCCGAACTTGTGATTCGCGGTGAAGACATTGAAGTCGATCGCCGGGTACTCGATGAACTCAAGGATCCGCTCATTCATCTCCTGCGCAACGGTATCGATCACGGCCTGGAAAAATCGAATCGCCGCCAGGCGGTAGGCAAACCCAGTCGGGCAACCATTACGATCGCGGTTGCGCCGCTCCCAGGGAATCGCGTCGAGATTCAGGTGAGCGACGATGGCGCGGGGATCGATATTGAACGCGTTCGGCAAAGCGCCATCCGACTCGGACTCGTCACCGCCACCGAGGCCGCTCGCCTGACCGACACCGAGGTTAGTGAACTCATTTTCCACTCGGGATTATCTACCAGTCCGCTCATCACCGACCTCTCGGGCCGGGGACTGGGTATGGCAATTGTTCGCGAGAAGGTCGAACAGCTCGGTGGAACGATTCGGGTAACCTCGACACCAGGTATTGGTACAACCTTTCGCCTGACCCTGCCACTGACACGCGCCACCTTTCGCGGGGTGTTCGTGACGGTGGCGGATCAATCTTTTGCCATCCCCACCGCCAATGTGGCCCGTGTAACGCGCATCAAACCCAGCGAAATCAGGACCGTCGAAAACCGTCAGACGGTTGCGGTGGGAGGACGCGCGGTGTCGCTCGCACGCTTGCGGGATAATCTGGGACTGTCCGGGGTCAGTGGGCGTTCCCAAGCAAGCGTTTGGCCAGTGGTGGTGATGCGTGCTGCCAACCGCGAGGTGGCCTTCATTGTCGATGAGGTGCTGGGTGAGCAGGAGGTCATGGTGAAGAGCCTTGGTCCGCAGCTCCCACGGGTTCGGCACATCGCTGGTGCCTCACTCTCGGCCAGTGGCGCCATCATTCCCGTTCTCAATGTCCTCGACCTGCTGGAATCGGCGGGCGCAGTACCAATGCCAGTTGGCGATCTTGAAAACACCGCAACGGAACGACGCCGCCTATTGATCGCCGAGGATTCCATCACGGCCCGAACGCTGGTCAAAAGTATCTTGGAAGGCGCCGGTTTTCAGGTTGTGGCCACGGTGGACGGACTGGATGCCCTCACTCGACTCAAGACGGAATCTTTCGACCTCGTGGTCTCTGATGTAGACATGCCACGCATGAACGGTTTTGAACTGACTTCTCGGATCCGCGCCAACCAAAATCTCAAGGATCTTCCGGTGGTACTGGTTACGGCATTGGGCTAG
- a CDS encoding methyl-accepting chemotaxis protein, whose product MKWFRNITISSKLLLVFGVLCVLLAGLSTLAYQTLAAIQKNERDNVDQIHLMALTAAEFRAHENRIRSEMLQFLASENQSDRSAIKSEIDDRAKKIQQGIALIQTYWTTQREAEGIALIATVEKQIATYRDGRTEQFNLVEAGKVKEARLLGVGLQHERFEAIRATMLKVDDILHKETDAAVAESARLFNEATRVFIGIAAGSILLAVVMAWFMNRLLAMPLRSITGIAERVAMGDLTVRIEVENRTDEIGGLQQAFQTMISSLRELNRDLREGVGVLASSSTEILATVSQVATGAAETATAVSQTSTTAEEVKQTAHLSHQKAKNVQESAQRTATVSEAGHQAVAKTIEGMHHIREQMESIAESVVRLSEQGQAISEIIATVNDLAEQSNLLAVNAALEASRAGEYGKEFAVVAQEVKSLAEQSRQATAQVRVILMEVQKATSAAVMATEQGTKVVAAGVKQATDAGDSIRALAGSIGDAAQAATQIAASNQQQLIGMDQIASAIANIRQATSQNLAGTQQLKTSAQSLQAFGERLKGLVERQRLEN is encoded by the coding sequence ATGAAGTGGTTCAGGAATATCACGATCAGTTCAAAACTCCTCCTGGTTTTTGGGGTCCTCTGTGTGTTGCTGGCAGGTTTGTCCACTCTGGCCTACCAGACGTTGGCGGCAATACAGAAGAACGAGCGAGACAATGTTGATCAGATCCATTTAATGGCATTGACCGCTGCGGAGTTTCGTGCGCATGAAAATCGTATTCGAAGCGAAATGCTTCAATTTCTGGCGTCTGAAAATCAGAGCGACCGATCCGCAATCAAGAGCGAAATCGATGATCGAGCCAAGAAAATTCAGCAAGGCATCGCCCTTATCCAGACCTATTGGACGACCCAACGGGAAGCAGAGGGGATCGCCCTCATTGCTACGGTAGAGAAGCAAATCGCCACCTACCGCGATGGCCGTACCGAGCAGTTCAACCTGGTCGAGGCGGGAAAAGTCAAGGAGGCGCGCCTACTGGGGGTTGGACTACAGCATGAACGATTTGAAGCCATCCGAGCGACGATGCTCAAGGTCGATGACATCCTTCACAAGGAGACCGATGCCGCAGTGGCAGAATCCGCACGGTTATTTAACGAAGCCACTCGCGTTTTCATCGGCATCGCGGCGGGGTCGATACTGCTAGCCGTTGTCATGGCCTGGTTTATGAACCGATTGCTGGCGATGCCTCTGCGTTCAATCACTGGCATTGCCGAGCGGGTGGCGATGGGTGATTTGACCGTACGGATCGAGGTCGAAAACCGGACGGACGAGATTGGTGGGCTGCAACAGGCCTTCCAGACCATGATCAGCAGCCTGCGCGAATTAAACCGCGATCTGCGCGAGGGGGTGGGGGTCCTCGCCAGTTCCTCGACGGAGATTCTCGCCACGGTATCACAGGTCGCTACAGGAGCGGCCGAAACCGCTACTGCAGTGAGCCAAACCAGCACCACCGCCGAGGAGGTCAAGCAGACGGCCCACCTCTCCCACCAGAAGGCCAAGAACGTCCAGGAAAGTGCCCAGAGAACCGCCACCGTATCCGAAGCTGGCCACCAAGCAGTAGCCAAAACCATCGAGGGTATGCACCACATCCGCGAGCAAATGGAATCAATCGCCGAGAGTGTCGTGCGGTTGAGCGAACAGGGCCAGGCGATTAGCGAGATTATCGCGACGGTCAACGATCTGGCCGAACAATCGAATCTGTTGGCAGTCAACGCGGCCTTAGAGGCGAGCCGCGCGGGCGAATATGGCAAGGAATTCGCGGTAGTAGCGCAAGAGGTCAAGAGTCTCGCCGAGCAATCGCGCCAGGCGACGGCCCAGGTGCGGGTCATCCTGATGGAGGTGCAAAAAGCCACCAGCGCCGCAGTTATGGCCACCGAGCAAGGTACTAAGGTGGTGGCCGCCGGGGTCAAGCAGGCCACCGATGCGGGAGATTCGATCCGGGCGCTCGCGGGTAGTATCGGTGATGCGGCCCAGGCCGCCACCCAAATTGCCGCCTCGAATCAGCAACAACTCATCGGCATGGATCAGATCGCCTCGGCAATCGCCAATATCCGCCAGGCCACCAGTCAAAATCTGGCGGGTACCCAACAGCTTAAGACCTCGGCCCAATCCCTTCAGGCGTTTGGCGAACGGCTCAAGGGATTGGTCGAGCGGCAACGCCTCGAGAATTAA
- a CDS encoding purine-binding chemotaxis protein CheW, with protein MTKEIDWESIRRRLATVAAGISGHLEQSPDEVRRILEARARKAAQTPTKPDETQHLEILGFSLAGETYAVETRHVREVCRLKDLTPLPGTPPFLAGIMNLRGQILGIIDLRKVFEFPDRGLTELNRVIVLRGGGNELGLLADTIEGVRLLAASALQDCLPTLTGVREKFLKGVTGQMLVVLDGGRLLEDPSLKVND; from the coding sequence ATGACCAAAGAAATCGATTGGGAATCCATCCGCCGCCGTCTAGCTACTGTAGCGGCAGGGATCTCCGGCCACCTTGAGCAGAGCCCGGATGAAGTTCGTCGGATTCTCGAGGCACGGGCACGAAAAGCGGCCCAGACACCGACCAAACCGGATGAGACCCAACATCTGGAGATTCTTGGTTTTTCGCTGGCCGGCGAGACCTACGCCGTCGAAACTCGCCATGTCCGCGAGGTGTGCCGACTCAAAGACCTCACCCCCCTCCCTGGTACACCGCCCTTTCTCGCCGGGATCATGAACTTGAGAGGCCAGATCTTGGGGATCATCGACCTGCGCAAGGTCTTCGAGTTCCCCGACCGGGGTCTTACCGAACTCAATCGGGTCATCGTGCTCAGGGGAGGTGGCAACGAACTAGGGCTCCTGGCCGATACCATCGAGGGGGTGCGCCTGTTGGCGGCATCAGCGCTACAAGATTGCCTCCCCACTTTGACCGGTGTTCGTGAGAAATTTCTCAAAGGGGTCACGGGTCAGATGTTGGTGGTGCTCGATGGGGGCCGCCTGCTGGAAGACCCTAGCCTTAAAGTCAACGATTAA